A window from Amblyomma americanum isolate KBUSLIRL-KWMA chromosome 7, ASM5285725v1, whole genome shotgun sequence encodes these proteins:
- the LOC144098331 gene encoding beta-1,4-mannosyl-glycoprotein 4-beta-N-acetylglucosaminyltransferase-like, with amino-acid sequence MHFSGGSSESGGKKQSQAEVSLPAWCCSVRRIRIIVGCFIAFNVLVLLLAAVNSGTVSRARHGGGLWTDLCQHCGGDGHNRDASYRDIAADIFHLPLLENADMSAHYYPLQASAGSAVGKWCFRQGSLPAADSEKAGKCLCARAYYGADCGIPQVVWNSSFLEGGTRHGAWVRRRVKPRRLLSIASVTGPMQLDFLRLQVAYLRPVVDVFVIADRTNRLLADIERTFGGREEYARIVYLPLKDLKNSSVAAEDVLQQLFWKRLSDFRLDDLLVWTDLTTVPLAEALLFLKLYEGFSEPVYLNVRRLAYSFLWESKPGALVGNSVEPNSKQESPFVSSFAVLSVLCRYNLTCATPPKAAAFPVAQLEAFTKNHGWAVEQWTLGTSKEPSGWNCKSCVTFPDSSSLFPEASMNGSTVTNEEWRGNLMKRLKEQGFHRDIVQLVNDSDPRYLAPQILLEKPGSLWYLVPLHLKASEN; translated from the exons GGGGCTCCTCGGAGAGCGGAGGGAAGAAGCAGTCCCAGGCGGAGGTGAGCCTGCCGGCCTGGTGCTGCAGCGTGCGCCGCATCCGCATCATCGTGGGCTGCTTCATAGCGTTCAACGTGCTCGTGCTCCTGCTGGCTGCGGTCAACTCGGGCACTGTGTCCCGTGCACGCCACGGCGGGGGCCTCTGGACGGACCTGTGCCAGCACTGCGGCGGCGACGGCCACAACCGGGACGCCTCGTACCGGGACATCGCCGCCGACATCTTCCACCTGCCGCTGCTTGAGAACGCGGACATGAGTGCCCACTACTACCCGCTGCAGGCGTCGGCGGGAAGCGCGGTCGGCAAGTGGTGCTTCCGCCAGGGTTCGCTGCCGGCCGCCGATTCCGAGAAAGCCGGAAAGTGCCTCTGTGCCAGGGCCTACTACGGCGCTGACTGCGGTATTCCACAG GTTGTGTGGAACTCAAGCTTCCTTGAAGGTGGCACAAGACATGGTGCTTGGGTCAGACGTCGAGTCAAACCTAGGAGGCTTCTGAGCATTGCATCTGTGACAGGCCCAATGCAACTAGACTTCCTTCGACTCCAAGTTGCATACCTGCGACCAGTCGTAGATGTTTTTGTCATCGCAGACAGGACTAATCGCCTTCTAGCAGACATCGAGCGTACTTTTGGTGGTCGAGAGGAGTATGCAAGGATTGTGTACCTTCCCCTGAAGGACCTTAAGAACTCATCTGTTGCTGCTGAGGATGTACTCCAGCAATTGTTTTGGAAGCGTCTCTCTGACTTCCGTCTGGATGACCTTCTGGTCTGGACCGACCTTACCACAGTGCCACTAGCCGAAGCTCTTCTCTTCCTCAAACTTTATGAAGGTTTCTCAGAGCCTGTTTACTTGAATGTTCGGAGGCTGGCATACAGCTTCCTTTGGGAGAGCAAGCCAGGAGCTCTGGTGGGCAACTCAGTTGAGCCAAATTCGAAACAAGAAAGCCCCTTTGTTTCAAGCTTCGCTGTGTTGAGTGTGTTGTGTCGTTACAACCTGACCTGTGCCACACCACCCAAGGCAGCTGCTTTTCCTGTGGCACAGCTCGAAGCATTCACTAAGAACCATGGGTGGGCTGTAGAGCAGTGGACACTGGGCACAAGTAAAGAGCCATCTGGGTGGAATTGCAAGAGCTGTGTGACTTTTCCCGATTCATCCTCACTGTTTCCTGAAGCAAGTATGAATGGATCTACGGTGACTAATGAAGAATGGCGAGGGAATTTGATGAAAAGACTCAAGGAGCAAGGTTTCCATCGTGATATTGTGCAGCTTGTGAATGACAGTGATCCAAGGTACCTCGCACCACAAATATTGCTGGAGAAACCAGGGTCCTTATGGTACTTGGTGCCACTGCATTTGAAAGCATCAGAAAACTGA